A region of Helicobacter jaachi DNA encodes the following proteins:
- a CDS encoding transaldolase: MSFSIWCDFIHKDFLENEFKNLIDLRIVNGATSNPAIFAKSLQTPAYRASITALAGKKPKEIYEHLAMADIHRAAQILKPLWEQNSANGFVSLEIDPFLCDDVGLSVDEGVRLYKHINMPNVMIKVPATSAGYEVMSALVREGIHVNATLIFTPQQAKMCVDALQKGMQKGKFRSEADSVQGVISVFVSRFDRAVDNLVAEHLRAQMGIINAQECYEVIEHYKMPCIRTLFASTGVKEGAKGSDGKPLAQSYYIDKLILPHSVNTAPLEAIRAYQTSTDKAQKSPISPHARAAFWEELAKYNINRDEVAEALLKDGLQAFKQSFEDMLKAL, from the coding sequence ATGTCCTTTAGTATATGGTGTGATTTTATCCACAAGGATTTTTTGGAAAATGAGTTTAAGAATTTAATAGATTTGCGCATTGTGAATGGAGCAACTAGCAATCCTGCTATTTTTGCTAAAAGTTTGCAAACGCCCGCATACAGGGCATCTATCACAGCACTAGCGGGCAAAAAGCCAAAGGAAATATATGAGCATTTGGCTATGGCTGATATTCACAGAGCGGCGCAGATTCTAAAACCTTTGTGGGAGCAAAATAGCGCAAATGGCTTTGTGAGCCTTGAGATTGACCCATTTTTGTGCGATGATGTGGGTTTAAGCGTAGATGAGGGAGTAAGGCTCTATAAGCATATCAATATGCCAAATGTGATGATAAAGGTCCCAGCAACTAGTGCTGGCTATGAGGTGATGAGCGCGCTTGTGCGAGAGGGCATTCATGTCAATGCAACTTTGATTTTTACGCCACAGCAGGCTAAAATGTGTGTAGATGCGCTGCAGAAAGGTATGCAAAAAGGGAAGTTTAGGAGTGAGGCAGATTCTGTGCAGGGGGTTATTAGTGTGTTTGTTTCGCGCTTTGATAGGGCGGTAGATAATTTGGTGGCGGAGCATTTGCGCGCACAAATGGGTATCATAAACGCGCAGGAGTGCTATGAAGTCATTGAACATTATAAGATGCCTTGCATTCGCACGCTTTTTGCCTCTACAGGCGTGAAAGAAGGTGCAAAAGGGAGTGATGGCAAGCCTTTGGCACAAAGTTACTATATTGATAAACTTATTTTGCCTCATAGTGTGAATACAGCGCCACTTGAAGCCATTAGAGCTTATCAAACAAGCACAGACAAGGCGCAAAAATCGCCCATAAGCCCACATGCTCGCGCAGCATTTTGGGAGGAGCTAGCTAAGTATAATATAAACCGCGATGAGGTGGCAGAGGCGCTACTAAAAGATGGACTACAAGCCTTTAAGCAAAGCTTTGAAGATATGCTTAAAGCGCTGTAA
- a CDS encoding TonB-dependent receptor domain-containing protein, translating into MLQGGGGITESPTQDSKEVKKVNLGRSVVSATGYEQDIKNAPASISVIEKEEIMTRPVRDIGDIVQDVPGVYTEATKVGGNEIKMRGLGTEYTLILIDGKRQNVAQGFDANGWAGTFSGFMPPASMIERVEVIRGPASVIYGSDAMGGVINIITKKHSNTFDAGMQLDTRLPEHSEFGNQYGVNGYVNIPLIKDMLSLNLRGGYKYGDQNGFLKPAGLTLTNAAARNNPYATWSATGFTNWNAGGRLNFTPNKNNYIYLDSEVYFARTGSLNTSGNQITAVRDFYKLNNVLSHEADYDWGKLTSFVQYSQTFWGPHANVPIGGTHGTTVNWGNKGNGKDNKDVIVQTNYFKDIGLGNAGNILFNGGLYYMWEQLIAYNTNPANRSNKHMNQVAAFAEGEYLVNEYFSTTLGLRYNYSDIFNATPNPRFYVNFNPTDWLTFKAGIASGVLVPQMSNLYDGYTLNTSNAGTVATFGNKDLQPEKSWNYELSGIIDTESAMFILTGYYTDFRDQIATYSLGQGQGACDVVGAVSCNFYHNVAKSYMTGAEVGLKVKPIYGFSLDSSYGFTHTEVLEAQNAASAYTVGEPVSNIPRHNFTITPRYAYKDFSMYIRWSGKYKTPTSPTNSTTGTRNIIGKYYKDYQLVDIAATYKLSKQYSLTLAVNNLFDVDFFDYVIHANQQGVANAGYTNNYQRWLPSRSYWISFRADW; encoded by the coding sequence ATGTTGCAGGGGGGGGGGGGCATAACTGAAAGTCCTACTCAAGATTCTAAAGAAGTAAAAAAGGTAAATCTTGGTCGCTCGGTGGTGAGCGCCACAGGCTATGAGCAGGATATTAAAAATGCGCCAGCGAGTATTTCAGTTATTGAAAAAGAGGAGATTATGACGCGCCCTGTGCGTGATATTGGCGATATTGTGCAAGATGTGCCGGGCGTTTATACAGAGGCTACAAAAGTTGGCGGTAATGAAATCAAAATGCGCGGGCTTGGCACGGAATATACGCTTATTCTTATTGATGGCAAACGCCAAAATGTCGCGCAGGGTTTTGATGCAAATGGCTGGGCAGGGACATTTTCTGGCTTTATGCCTCCTGCTAGTATGATTGAGCGCGTGGAGGTGATACGCGGACCTGCGTCAGTGATTTATGGAAGTGACGCAATGGGTGGGGTGATAAATATTATTACTAAAAAGCATAGTAATACCTTTGATGCAGGTATGCAGCTAGATACGCGCTTGCCCGAGCATAGTGAGTTTGGCAATCAATATGGTGTAAATGGCTATGTAAATATCCCACTTATTAAAGATATGCTCTCTTTAAATCTACGCGGGGGTTACAAATATGGCGACCAAAATGGCTTTTTAAAGCCTGCTGGGCTAACTCTTACTAACGCTGCGGCAAGAAATAACCCTTATGCTACTTGGAGTGCTACTGGCTTTACCAACTGGAATGCAGGTGGGCGGCTTAATTTTACGCCAAATAAGAATAATTATATCTATCTAGATTCTGAAGTGTATTTCGCGCGCACGGGTAGTCTTAATACCTCCGGCAATCAAATTACTGCTGTGCGTGATTTTTATAAACTCAATAATGTGCTAAGCCATGAGGCAGATTATGACTGGGGGAAACTCACTAGCTTTGTGCAGTATTCACAAACTTTTTGGGGACCTCATGCGAATGTGCCAATAGGTGGCACGCACGGCACGACTGTGAATTGGGGTAATAAGGGCAATGGGAAAGACAATAAAGATGTGATTGTGCAGACTAATTATTTTAAAGATATAGGCTTAGGTAATGCAGGCAATATCCTTTTTAATGGCGGCTTGTATTATATGTGGGAGCAGCTCATAGCCTATAATACAAATCCCGCCAATCGCTCAAATAAGCATATGAATCAAGTAGCCGCCTTTGCGGAGGGCGAATATCTTGTGAATGAGTATTTTAGCACTACGCTAGGTTTGCGCTACAATTATAGTGATATTTTTAATGCTACACCAAACCCACGATTTTATGTAAATTTTAATCCCACTGATTGGCTCACATTTAAGGCAGGTATCGCAAGCGGTGTGCTTGTGCCACAAATGAGCAATCTCTATGATGGCTACACGCTAAATACTTCAAATGCGGGAACCGTGGCAACCTTTGGGAATAAAGATTTGCAGCCTGAAAAAAGCTGGAATTACGAGCTAAGCGGTATTATCGATACAGAATCTGCAATGTTTATTTTGACTGGATATTACACAGATTTTAGAGACCAAATTGCCACTTATAGCTTAGGGCAAGGGCAAGGGGCGTGCGATGTAGTGGGAGCTGTAAGCTGTAATTTTTACCACAATGTGGCTAAGTCCTATATGACGGGTGCTGAAGTTGGGCTAAAAGTTAAGCCCATTTATGGCTTTAGCCTTGATAGCAGCTATGGATTTACGCATACAGAAGTGCTAGAAGCACAAAATGCAGCGAGTGCTTACACGGTTGGCGAGCCTGTGAGCAATATCCCGCGCCATAACTTTACTATCACGCCGCGCTATGCCTATAAAGACTTTAGTATGTATATCCGCTGGAGTGGAAAGTATAAAACGCCAACTTCGCCCACGAATTCCACCACAGGCACGCGAAACATCATAGGCAAATACTACAAAGACTATCAGTTAGTGGATATAGCCGCTACCTATAAGCTAAGCAAGCAGTATTCGCTCACTCTAGCGGTAAATAATCTCTTTGATGTGGATTTCTTTGATTATGTAATTCACGCTAACCAGCAAGGGGTTGCTAACGCTGGTTATACAAATAACTACCAAAGATGGCTGCCAAGCCGCAGCTACTGGATAAGCTTCCGCGCAGACTGGTAG
- the flhF gene encoding flagellar biosynthesis protein FlhF: MAKKLHTFMGDTPAQALKKAQDTFGSDILLVENKEIRKKSLTQPGLYEIVIAIEDSQIPESKAEAAPAPQKKAPLPKNSVQKKLDEIAEKKMAKKRETGAKPKIYDEVTLQLSDAVKQISQIANVPSNMPENPKISSSAHPYPQATPKPAVKAPIDERADDRIKDLAQTRIAQNINEKMELKEIKGELDELNDKLKIIQNMLWEEKSPKSEGLNIPQEFAEIYRIAKSSGMNKEHLDSIMQLSLELMPLKMRSNSTTIKRYFREVLRKMIYCRTENLQNNTKKIMMLVGPTGVGKTTTLAKLAARYSLMLNQRYRVGVITLDTYRLAAVDQLMAYARMMKLSIDTVVEPEEFGKAIDSLKHCDYILIDTAGHSQYDRGKLQNLKSYLNSDYKIDISLVLAVNAKYEDLRDTYNAFSELDIDTLIFSKLDESRNFGNIFSLVYETKKPISYLSIGQGVPNDLILAGNDYLVDCLLDGFKRPESK; the protein is encoded by the coding sequence ATGGCAAAAAAACTTCACACTTTTATGGGAGATACTCCCGCTCAAGCCTTAAAAAAGGCTCAAGACACCTTTGGTAGCGATATTTTGCTAGTAGAAAATAAAGAAATTCGTAAAAAGTCTCTCACGCAGCCGGGCTTGTATGAGATTGTCATCGCTATAGAGGATTCTCAAATCCCAGAATCTAAGGCAGAAGCAGCCCCAGCTCCACAGAAAAAAGCTCCATTGCCCAAAAATAGCGTGCAGAAAAAGCTTGATGAAATTGCCGAAAAGAAAATGGCAAAAAAGCGTGAAACAGGAGCAAAGCCAAAGATTTATGATGAGGTAACCCTCCAGCTCTCCGATGCGGTTAAGCAGATTTCACAAATTGCTAATGTGCCAAGCAATATGCCAGAAAATCCAAAGATTAGCTCTTCTGCGCACCCCTACCCACAAGCCACTCCAAAGCCTGCTGTAAAAGCCCCCATTGATGAGCGCGCTGATGATAGGATAAAGGATTTAGCCCAAACACGCATAGCCCAAAATATCAATGAAAAAATGGAGCTTAAAGAGATTAAGGGCGAGCTTGATGAGCTTAATGACAAACTAAAAATTATTCAAAATATGCTTTGGGAGGAGAAAAGCCCTAAGAGTGAGGGCTTGAACATTCCTCAAGAATTTGCTGAAATTTATAGAATCGCTAAAAGCAGCGGTATGAACAAAGAGCATTTAGATAGCATTATGCAGCTCTCTTTAGAACTTATGCCGCTTAAAATGCGCTCAAACTCAACTACTATCAAGCGCTATTTCCGCGAAGTGCTGCGAAAGATGATTTACTGCCGCACAGAGAATCTACAAAACAATACTAAAAAAATTATGATGCTAGTGGGTCCAACAGGCGTAGGCAAAACAACTACGCTCGCCAAACTTGCCGCGCGATATTCTTTAATGCTTAATCAGCGCTATCGTGTGGGCGTGATTACCCTTGATACTTATCGTCTGGCGGCAGTAGACCAGCTTATGGCGTATGCGCGTATGATGAAGCTTAGTATCGATACCGTGGTGGAGCCAGAGGAGTTTGGGAAGGCTATAGATTCTCTAAAACATTGCGATTATATTTTGATTGACACAGCGGGGCATTCTCAATACGATAGAGGCAAATTACAGAATCTAAAATCCTACCTTAATAGCGATTATAAAATCGATATAAGCCTCGTGCTAGCAGTGAATGCCAAATATGAAGATTTGCGCGATACTTACAATGCTTTTAGTGAATTAGATATTGATACGCTTATTTTTAGCAAGCTTGATGAAAGCCGCAATTTTGGCAATATCTTTTCGCTCGTGTATGAGACCAAAAAGCCAATTAGCTATCTTTCAATCGGGCAAGGCGTGCCAAATGATTTGATTTTGGCGGGGAATGACTATTTGGTGGATTGCCTGCTTGATGGATTTAAACGCCCAGAATCTAAATAA
- the fliY gene encoding flagellar motor switch protein FliY has translation MKAFIDLIVAEATATIEGLLGKTPNITHTSDSNVSVEHLPVPYAIGYIQASGDGSGELAIIIPAQMGSALADMMLGGEGEAKNEMSEDDLDAIKEISSNIFGAISTSLNAQKELPKLNFTCTSMEFIKENMDLSRFDKAYIFNFSLDSIHSNFTILANAGLVGLFEGGATSQAAHTESAPAQAAAPTLTATEYKNINMILDVRLNVKVRIGQKRMLLKDVIAMDIGSVIELNQLANDPLEILVDDKVIAKGEVVIVDGNFGIQITDIGTKRDRLEQLRG, from the coding sequence ATGAAAGCCTTTATAGACTTAATTGTCGCAGAAGCAACCGCCACCATTGAGGGTTTGCTAGGCAAAACGCCCAATATCACACACACAAGCGATAGTAATGTAAGTGTTGAGCATCTCCCTGTGCCTTACGCTATTGGCTACATTCAAGCAAGCGGAGATGGCAGCGGCGAGCTTGCTATCATTATCCCTGCGCAAATGGGAAGTGCGCTAGCTGATATGATGCTAGGCGGCGAGGGAGAAGCAAAAAATGAGATGAGCGAAGATGATTTAGATGCGATAAAGGAGATTAGTTCAAATATTTTTGGGGCTATCTCCACTTCGCTCAATGCGCAAAAGGAGCTGCCAAAGCTTAATTTCACCTGCACAAGTATGGAATTTATCAAGGAGAATATGGATTTATCGCGCTTTGATAAGGCATATATTTTTAATTTCTCTCTAGATTCTATCCATTCTAATTTTACAATTCTAGCAAATGCTGGACTTGTGGGGTTATTTGAGGGAGGAGCGACTTCACAGGCTGCGCATACAGAATCTGCTCCCGCGCAGGCTGCTGCACCCACGCTCACAGCTACAGAATATAAAAACATTAATATGATTTTAGATGTGCGCCTTAATGTGAAAGTGCGCATTGGACAAAAAAGAATGCTGCTTAAAGATGTGATTGCTATGGATATTGGTAGCGTTATTGAGCTTAATCAACTAGCCAACGACCCGCTAGAAATACTTGTAGATGATAAGGTAATAGCAAAGGGCGAAGTGGTGATTGTCGATGGAAACTTTGGGATACAAATCACAGACATCGGCACTAAACGCGATAGACTAGAGCAACTAAGAGGCTAA
- a CDS encoding MinD/ParA family protein → MIQNQAHELQSLMQSQDKRNFSQTKFVAITSGKGGVGKSSISANLAYCLWKLKKRVAVFDADIGLANLDLIFGVKTKKNILHALRGEASFQEIIYPIEDGLYLIPGDNGEEILKYANSGVFERFLQESDILNTIDYMIIDTGAGIGGITQSFLNASDMLVVVTMPDPSALTDAYATIKLNAKVRKDIFMILNMVKNARESEVVFERVVNLAKKNIPELNLCLLGFIEQSQAVAKAVRSRELFVKAEPFTAASGQIGHIAKQLVAKMEQNMLSLPQKQGFADFLRKVLGYI, encoded by the coding sequence ATGATACAAAATCAAGCCCACGAGCTGCAGTCGCTTATGCAGAGCCAAGATAAGCGTAATTTTAGCCAAACCAAATTTGTAGCCATCACTTCAGGCAAGGGGGGAGTGGGCAAATCAAGCATTAGCGCTAATCTTGCATACTGCTTATGGAAGCTAAAAAAGCGCGTGGCTGTCTTTGATGCGGATATTGGGCTGGCTAATCTTGATTTAATCTTTGGTGTGAAAACTAAAAAAAATATTTTGCACGCACTGCGCGGGGAGGCGAGCTTCCAAGAGATTATTTATCCTATTGAAGATGGATTATATCTTATACCCGGCGATAATGGTGAGGAGATTTTAAAGTATGCTAATAGTGGCGTATTTGAGCGATTTTTGCAAGAGAGTGATATTTTAAATACCATTGATTATATGATTATTGACACGGGTGCGGGCATTGGCGGCATTACGCAGAGTTTTTTAAATGCGAGCGATATGCTTGTGGTAGTAACCATGCCAGACCCTTCAGCCCTCACAGATGCATATGCGACCATTAAGCTTAATGCCAAAGTGCGCAAAGATATTTTTATGATTTTAAATATGGTAAAAAATGCTAGAGAATCTGAAGTGGTGTTTGAACGTGTAGTAAATCTTGCCAAAAAAAATATTCCCGAGCTTAATCTTTGTCTTTTGGGCTTTATTGAGCAAAGTCAAGCCGTAGCAAAGGCTGTGCGCTCACGAGAACTTTTTGTAAAAGCCGAGCCATTCACTGCTGCGAGTGGGCAGATTGGACATATCGCCAAACAGCTTGTTGCAAAAATGGAACAAAATATGCTTAGCCTACCCCAAAAGCAAGGTTTTGCCGACTTTTTGCGGAAAGTGCTGGGCTATATTTAG
- a CDS encoding hemerythrin domain-containing protein, with the protein MQIKDFMTNDHRACDEEFSKIEELVSEGEFESAKNAFEVFKAHTLKHFNQEENLLFIEFINATGMSGGPVEVMTYEHNQMRGLLAQLEAALEAKDSEAFFGTSEAMMIMLQQHNMKEEQMLYNMIQMHLGAQNDELVSKLAAM; encoded by the coding sequence ATGCAAATCAAAGATTTTATGACCAATGACCATAGGGCGTGCGATGAGGAGTTTAGCAAGATTGAAGAGCTTGTGAGCGAGGGCGAGTTTGAGAGTGCAAAAAATGCCTTTGAGGTATTTAAAGCCCATACTTTAAAGCATTTTAATCAAGAAGAAAATCTCCTTTTTATCGAATTTATTAATGCCACAGGCATGAGCGGAGGACCTGTGGAAGTGATGACTTATGAGCATAATCAAATGCGAGGCTTGCTTGCGCAGCTTGAAGCGGCTTTGGAGGCTAAAGATAGCGAGGCATTTTTTGGCACGAGCGAAGCGATGATGATAATGCTCCAGCAGCACAATATGAAAGAAGAGCAAATGCTCTATAATATGATACAAATGCACTTAGGCGCGCAAAATGATGAGCTAGTGAGCAAGCTAGCGGCGATGTAG
- a CDS encoding NAD(P)H-dependent oxidoreductase has product MHTLIIFSHTFWADSKVNKALLQQASTLQNVVIHNLSTTYENAKIDIESELKLLEKADKIIFQFPLFWFSTPSIMKEWQDRVLSKILYGANAKMLQGKKFQIITTLGGNKESYDGHHGYSLESLLSPITSSFAYMGCEVLESYGVFSANTEHLPLQEYLALLQ; this is encoded by the coding sequence ATGCACACACTTATTATTTTTTCTCATACATTTTGGGCAGATTCTAAGGTCAATAAGGCTTTGTTGCAGCAGGCTAGCACACTTCAAAATGTAGTCATTCACAATCTTAGCACCACTTATGAAAATGCCAAAATCGATATAGAATCTGAGCTAAAACTGCTTGAAAAAGCAGATAAAATCATCTTTCAATTTCCGCTTTTTTGGTTTAGCACGCCAAGCATTATGAAAGAGTGGCAAGATAGGGTTTTGAGTAAAATTCTCTATGGCGCAAATGCTAAAATGCTGCAGGGCAAAAAATTTCAAATCATCACCACGCTAGGCGGCAATAAAGAGAGTTATGATGGGCATCATGGATATAGCCTTGAGAGCCTCCTTAGCCCTATTACGAGTTCATTTGCTTATATGGGCTGCGAGGTGCTAGAGAGTTATGGCGTTTTTAGCGCGAATACGGAGCATTTGCCGCTGCAAGAGTATTTAGCCCTGCTTCAATAG
- a CDS encoding RNA polymerase sigma factor FliA, whose amino-acid sequence MKSIKQNNGYNQTLKYAQDELALQYLPAVKAMAFRLKERLPSSIEMADLVSIGTEELIKLARRYDSSLNDSFWGFAKTRVNGAMLDYLRSLDVLSRANRKLVKSIDYEVSKYFNNYQEEPSDEYLAQILKEDVTKIREARVASDVYALVPIDEQYNALSGENILEDVQKEELMEIIHKVLKKLSKREQMIIQLYFFEELNLKEISEILDITESRISQITKEVIKKIRQALGDING is encoded by the coding sequence TTGAAAAGCATAAAACAAAATAATGGCTACAACCAAACGCTTAAATACGCTCAAGATGAGCTAGCCCTGCAGTATCTCCCTGCTGTGAAGGCTATGGCGTTTCGGCTTAAAGAGCGTTTGCCCAGCTCCATTGAAATGGCAGATTTGGTCTCCATTGGCACAGAGGAGCTTATCAAGCTTGCAAGGCGATATGATAGTAGTTTGAATGATTCTTTTTGGGGTTTTGCTAAAACACGCGTAAATGGAGCTATGCTCGATTATTTACGCAGCCTTGATGTGCTATCGCGCGCTAATCGCAAGCTTGTTAAGAGCATTGATTATGAAGTTTCAAAGTATTTTAATAATTATCAAGAGGAGCCAAGCGATGAGTATTTAGCGCAGATTCTCAAAGAAGATGTGACAAAAATTAGAGAAGCGCGAGTAGCATCAGATGTATATGCACTCGTGCCAATTGATGAGCAATATAATGCCCTAAGCGGGGAAAATATCCTTGAAGATGTGCAAAAAGAGGAGCTTATGGAGATTATCCACAAGGTGCTTAAAAAATTAAGCAAAAGAGAGCAGATGATAATCCAGCTCTATTTCTTTGAGGAGCTTAATCTCAAGGAAATTAGCGAGATTTTGGACATTACAGAATCTCGCATTTCTCAAATCACAAAAGAGGTTATTAAAAAAATTCGACAAGCATTGGGAGATATAAATGGCTGA
- the fliM gene encoding flagellar motor switch protein FliM, giving the protein MADILSQEEIDALLEVVDDDGDTAEIEKQDITHQKQVTLYDFKRPNRVSKEQLRAFKSIHDKMARSLSSQVSAVMRSIVEIQLHSVDQMTYGEFLMSLPSPTSFNIFSMKPLEGAAILEINPSIAFPMIDRLLGGKGDPYENSREFSDIELNLLDTLLRQIMQNLKEAWSSITEIFPTVDAKESSPNVVQIVAQNEIVIMVVMEIIIGHSSGMMSICYPVISLETVLSRLASRDLMLSDTSSKKSRNKELQALIAGANVIVSGYLGSATLTLKEVLDLQVGDIVRLDRAADDTILVSVDGREKYVASIGLQRYRKTLQIKEVIKTEKDQVKEVLEMLEAQRKNRIANIAEEGE; this is encoded by the coding sequence ATGGCTGATATACTAAGTCAAGAAGAAATTGACGCCCTACTAGAGGTTGTCGATGATGATGGCGATACCGCGGAGATAGAAAAACAGGACATTACGCACCAAAAGCAAGTTACGCTCTATGACTTTAAGCGCCCAAACCGCGTGAGTAAAGAGCAATTGCGCGCGTTTAAATCAATCCATGATAAAATGGCGCGTAGCCTCTCCTCGCAGGTTTCAGCCGTTATGCGCTCTATTGTGGAAATTCAGCTTCATAGTGTTGACCAAATGACTTATGGGGAATTTTTGATGAGTTTGCCCTCTCCTACGAGCTTTAATATATTTTCGATGAAGCCACTTGAGGGTGCAGCGATTTTGGAGATTAACCCAAGCATTGCATTTCCTATGATTGATAGACTTTTGGGTGGGAAGGGCGACCCTTACGAAAATTCACGGGAGTTTAGCGATATTGAGCTTAATTTGCTTGATACGCTTTTGCGCCAAATTATGCAAAACCTCAAAGAGGCGTGGAGTTCTATAACAGAGATTTTTCCTACCGTTGATGCTAAAGAATCTAGCCCAAATGTTGTGCAAATCGTGGCACAAAATGAAATTGTTATAATGGTGGTAATGGAGATTATCATCGGGCATAGTAGCGGTATGATGAGTATTTGCTATCCTGTTATTTCGCTTGAAACCGTGCTATCAAGGCTTGCTAGTCGGGATTTAATGCTAAGTGATACCAGCTCCAAAAAGTCTCGCAATAAAGAATTGCAAGCCCTCATCGCAGGGGCAAATGTGATTGTATCAGGCTATTTAGGCAGTGCTACACTTACCCTTAAAGAAGTGCTAGACTTGCAAGTAGGTGATATAGTGCGACTTGATAGGGCTGCTGATGATACGATACTTGTCTCCGTTGATGGGCGCGAAAAATATGTCGCAAGCATTGGGCTGCAGCGCTACCGCAAGACTTTGCAAATTAAAGAAGTGATTAAAACAGAAAAAGACCAAGTCAAAGAAGTGCTTGAAATGCTTGAAGCACAGCGCAAAAATAGAATTGCAAATATCGCAGAGGAGGGAGAATGA